A portion of the Streptomyces sp. NBC_01335 genome contains these proteins:
- a CDS encoding heme-degrading domain-containing protein, with protein MSSRPDAPTVSELLAQERRLTLPRFGYEDAYALGTLLVRLARERNAPVAIDIRRGPQQLFHVALPGSSADNDAWIDRKRKVVERYGESSYLVGTRFRAKGTTFEDSSRLPLGTYAAHGGSFPITVDGAGVIGTVTVSGLPQAEDHALVVQGLEEFLATREG; from the coding sequence ATGAGCAGCCGACCCGACGCGCCCACCGTCTCCGAACTGCTCGCCCAGGAGCGCCGGCTGACCCTGCCCCGCTTCGGTTACGAGGACGCGTACGCCCTCGGCACCCTGCTGGTCCGGCTGGCCCGCGAGCGCAACGCCCCGGTCGCCATCGACATCCGGCGCGGCCCGCAGCAGCTGTTCCACGTCGCGCTCCCGGGCTCCAGCGCCGACAACGACGCCTGGATCGACCGCAAGCGCAAGGTCGTGGAGCGGTACGGCGAGAGCTCCTACCTCGTGGGCACCCGTTTCCGCGCGAAGGGCACCACCTTCGAGGACTCCTCCCGCCTGCCGCTGGGCACGTACGCCGCGCACGGCGGCTCGTTCCCGATCACCGTCGACGGCGCGGGCGTCATCGGCACCGTCACCGTCTCGGGCCTCCCCCAGGCCGAGGACCACGCCCTGGTGGTCCAGGGACTGGAGGAGTTCCTGGCCACGCGGGAAGGCTGA